From Deltaproteobacteria bacterium:
ATCCCTGCCCTTCAAGTGTCCGGCCGCGCCTTACGAGTACGCCCTGCTCATCGACGACTACCTCAGAAAACGCGGCGTGCGCCCCCGGATCGAGCTCGAGATCGTTACTCCCGAGAAACTGCCCATGGCCGTGGCCGGCCCCGCCCTCGGCGCCGAGGTCGTGCGCCTGCTCCGGGAGCGCGACATAAGATTCACCAACGAGGCGGCCGCCGAGGCCGTCGATGCCGGGGCGGCGAGGATCCGACTCGGCGGCGGTGAAGAGGTGCCCTACGACCTGCTCGCCGCGGTGCCGCCTCATGCCGCCCCTCGCGCCCTGTCGAATTCGGCGCTCGCCGGTCCGGACGGCTGGGCGCCCGTCGACGCAGCCACCCTCGCATCGGAGAGCGCGGACGTCTTCGTCATCGGCGACGCGGCGGCCGTAAGGCTCAAAAACGGCATGATGCTCCCAAAGGCCGGCGTCTTCGCACACGCCCAGGCCAAAGTCGTGGCATGGAACATCATAAAGGCCGTAAAGGGCGTCCCCCCAGACAGCCGCTTCACAGGCACGGGTTACTGCTTCCTCGAAGCGGGCGGATCAAGAGCGGCCTTTGCAAAAGGCGACTTCTACGCCGAACCGGACCCCCAGGTGCGGCTCTACAGACCCTCCATCGTCTGGCACCTCGGAAAGCTCCTCTTCGAAAAGTGGTGGCTCCTTACTTTCTTTTCTGAAAAAAAAAGAAAGTAAGCAAAGAAAAAACCGATGACCTGTTGAACCTGAGGGAACCTTTTTGAAAAAAGGTTCCCTCAGACTCCCTCCAAAAACTTTTGATGCGAGTTGGTTTCCCCTGTTTTGCGAAGCAAAACAGGGGAAACCAACTCGTATCGAAAGTCTTTGAAGGGGGCCTGGGGGAAACTTTCTTCAGAAAGTTTCCCCCAGTGCAATAAATCAGAGTTTCCCCAGGGAGATCGTTTTGGGAGGCCCGCCGGGGAGGTCGGGTCGCAAAGGCGTAAAAGGATGCCGCCTGGCGCGACCCGACCTCCCCGGCGGGCCTCCCGAAAAACACGGACTGACGGAAGGGAGGCCGACGCCATGGAGAAAGTGACCATAGTCCTGCATGACCCGCCTTACGGCACGGAGCGCGTCTTCAACGCCCTCAGGCTCGCCGAGGCCCTCGTTTCTGCCGGGGCCGCTGTGAGGATATTCCTCTACGCCGACAGCGTGGTGGCGGCGAAGAAGGGGCACGCGCCGCCCAGGGGTTTCTACAACACGGCCGAGATGCTCGCAAAACTCATCGGAAAGGGCGTTGAGGTAAGGACCTGTCTCACCTGCACCAGGGCAAGGGGCCTTGCGCAGGAGGACTTCATAGACGGGGCCGTCGTCGGCAAGACCATGGACCTTGCAAGGTGGGTCGTCGAAGACGGCAAGGTGCTCGTCTTCTGAGCGCCGACCAGAGGATGACACAAGGAGGCATCTCATGCATATCGAAAGACTTCTCAGACTCATAGCCGGGACGTTCGTCCTTTTGAGCCTGCTGCTCGCGCAGCTTCACTCGCCTTACTGGCTGCTATTCACGGCCTTCGTGGGGCTCAATCTCTTCCAGTCGGCCTTCACCGACTGGTGTCCCATGATGACCTTTCTGGGCTGGTTCGGCTTCAAACGCTGCAACGAAGCGCCGGCCCGGCAGGGGAGCTGACGCCGCGCTCATAAGGCGGCCTCTCCGCCAGACGGAACCCTTCGTCACCCGCGACAAGGGGAATCCCTGCAGAAAGGACGAGTCTGTCAGATGAAGAGACTTCTGCTCAAACCGGTGCGCTTTTCGCTCGATCACCCCCGCACCGTCCTGTGGCTGAGCCTTGCAGTGACCATAGTGCTGCTCGCCCAGTTTCCGCGCATCGTCGTCGACACGGACCCCGAGAACATGCTCGCCCACGACGAGCCGGTCAGGGTGACGCACGACAGGGTGAAAAAGGAGTTCGCCCTCCACGACGCTATCGTGATCGGCGTCTTCGACGAGGATTCGCCCGTCGGCGTCTTCAGGCCCGACACGCTCGAGCGCATAGCCGCCGTCACGGACGCCGTGATGAAGATCGACGGGGTCATGGCCCGCGACGTGATGAGCCTCATCACGACCGACGACATCGAGGCCGAGGCGGGCTCGCTGCGCATCGAGCCGCTCATGGGCCGGACCGTGGAGAGCGGGGAGGCGGCGCTGGCCGTACGCGACGCGGCGCTCAAGAACCCCATACTGAAGGACCTGCTCGTCTCCGGCGACGGCCGGGCCGTCACCATATTCGTGCCCATAAAGCACAAGAGCGAGAGCTACCGAATCTCCAGGGAGATAGAGGCCGTCACCGCGAAACTCGGCGGCGGCGAGAGCTACCACATAACGGGCCTGCCCGTGGCCGAAGACACCTTCGGAGTGGAGATGTTCCGGCAGATGGGCGTCTCCGCTCCCCTGGCGGGGCTTCTCATATTCATCCTCATGCTCGCCTTCTTCAGGCGCGGCGTGCTCGTCTCGTCGGCCATGATCGTGGCCATGATGACCGTCATATGGACCATGGGCCTCCTCATAGGCGCGGGCTACACGGTCCACATCATGAGCTCCATGATCCCCATATTCCTCATGCCCATAGCCGTGCTCGACTCGATCCACATACTGAGCGAGTTCCACGGCAGGTTTCCGGCCGTCGGGCAGCGGAGGGCGGCCTTCGAAGAGGTGATGGAAGAGCTCTTCACGCCCATGCTCTTCACCTCGCTCACATCGTCCGTGGGCTTTGCGTCGCTTCTGTTCACGCCCATCCCGCCGGTTCGGGTCTTCGGCGTCTTCGTGGCCCTGGGGATCGTCATCGCCTGGTTTCTGACCATAACATTCATACCGGCGTTCGTGA
This genomic window contains:
- a CDS encoding DUF2892 domain-containing protein, whose product is MHIERLLRLIAGTFVLLSLLLAQLHSPYWLLFTAFVGLNLFQSAFTDWCPMMTFLGWFGFKRCNEAPARQGS
- a CDS encoding NAD(P)/FAD-dependent oxidoreductase, yielding MSGKRILVLGGGIGGVACATLLRQGLAPEHRVTLVDRSDAHIFAPAMPWLMLGLRRPAHMVRSLEDLKEPAIEFVRACVEAVDTERRKVVTSTGTLDYDYLVVALGVELAPEKLPGLSEGAFNVYEMDGAAAMGAELREIDSGRVVVLVSSLPFKCPAAPYEYALLIDDYLRKRGVRPRIELEIVTPEKLPMAVAGPALGAEVVRLLRERDIRFTNEAAAEAVDAGAARIRLGGGEEVPYDLLAAVPPHAAPRALSNSALAGPDGWAPVDAATLASESADVFVIGDAAAVRLKNGMMLPKAGVFAHAQAKVVAWNIIKAVKGVPPDSRFTGTGYCFLEAGGSRAAFAKGDFYAEPDPQVRLYRPSIVWHLGKLLFEKWWLLTFFSEKKRK